One genomic window of Streptomyces spiramyceticus includes the following:
- a CDS encoding VOC family protein translates to MPRPRLRHLALYARRPDKLATFYQEHFGMEVIHSDPEGNHFLSDGYLTLALLKHQMEGEAPLGMNHFGFQVDDLPATCATLAHADVEEPQRRASLRPFAEYRATDPEGNWFDLSEHGYGVP, encoded by the coding sequence ATGCCCAGGCCGAGACTGCGCCACCTGGCGCTCTACGCCCGCCGCCCGGACAAGCTCGCGACGTTCTACCAGGAGCACTTCGGCATGGAAGTCATCCACAGCGATCCGGAAGGCAACCATTTCCTCAGCGACGGCTACCTCACCCTCGCCCTGCTCAAGCACCAGATGGAAGGCGAGGCCCCCCTGGGCATGAATCACTTCGGCTTCCAGGTCGACGACCTGCCCGCTACCTGCGCCACCCTGGCCCACGCGGATGTCGAGGAACCCCAACGCCGAGCCTCACTCCGCCCGTTCGCCGAATACCGCGCCACCGACCCCGAAGGCAACTGGTTCGACCTCTCCGAACACGGCTACGGAGTCCCATAA
- a CDS encoding SgcJ/EcaC family oxidoreductase — MIAEEIRSVFAAMAAAWARSDAKEFAQAFTEDADFTSVRCDHVRGSAKIALAHAQLFTTQYAGTRLEPTVQRISRLRPDIAIAHVENRLLRADGTALHHMHAQAVLEHRPGGWKILSFINMVPLPAQG; from the coding sequence GTGATCGCCGAGGAAATCCGTTCGGTCTTCGCCGCGATGGCGGCCGCCTGGGCCCGATCCGACGCGAAGGAATTCGCGCAAGCCTTCACCGAAGACGCCGACTTCACATCCGTGCGCTGCGACCACGTCCGCGGCAGCGCAAAGATCGCCCTGGCGCACGCACAGCTCTTCACCACCCAGTACGCCGGTACCCGGCTCGAGCCGACCGTCCAACGCATCAGCCGGCTCAGGCCGGACATCGCCATCGCCCACGTGGAGAACAGGCTGCTGCGCGCGGACGGAACCGCCCTGCACCACATGCATGCACAAGCGGTCCTGGAACACCGCCCCGGAGGCTGGAAAATCCTGTCCTTCATCAACATGGTCCCGCTGCCCGCCCAAGGCTGA